A window of Azospirillum lipoferum 4B contains these coding sequences:
- a CDS encoding EAL domain-containing protein, producing the protein MEASDDNDVLDIIEDDGQIGSTAPGRVWRLLVVDDDEIVHASTKYSLHDIDILGRRLELTHAKSAAEAHAILRTDSDFAVILLDVVMETPDAGLKLVRIIREELKLTTLRIMLRTGQPGYAPELAVIRDYDIDDYRTKSELTRNRLLTSLFTALRAYSHIQALELSRKGLERIIAASAGLFRRSSLRSFCEGILLQLGGLLDVEANGFVLARVAPPTAARLGNGEEPLILAAAGPFCHLSGTPLSHVEDGPLRTLIASALEGKRSVYLDGVTVLYIPGQSGDDLAIYVATGREIGPDVRRLLEVFCSNVALGFDNVSLLDDVRSLAYYDTLTGLANRTLFLEEIGSRIARQSPSAGVLTVLLLDLDHFQSVNDGLGHETGDRLLLAVANRLGSVFSDRHAVSRIASDMFGVLVWLKQPLDERDLVRAVDLCFADPFTINGHPIDIRISGGYVLADDRESDVHRLVRRAGMALKGAKRSGRGRILRFDPAMEEELHGRLSLVSRLAEAQANGQFSLVYQPQIALSDGTPFGSEALLRWQLPEGTWVRPDQFIPVAEDAGHILSLGEWVLRQACLHQVHWRDSAVGRLRMAVNVSVRQLRDGSFVHSAERILSSCNADPRDIELEITESHAMENDQVLATVRTLRGMGFSIAIDDFGTGYSSLSRLQQLPASVLKIDRSFVTDLGTVPESRSIAATIVKVGHELGMTVLAEGIETAEQEEILRSLGCDAAQGYLYAKPMPAPQFERWILDNMPARLPAAVS; encoded by the coding sequence ATGGAAGCATCCGATGATAACGACGTACTCGATATAATCGAGGATGACGGCCAGATCGGCAGCACGGCACCCGGGCGGGTCTGGCGCCTCCTGGTGGTCGACGATGACGAGATCGTGCATGCCTCGACCAAGTACTCGCTCCACGATATCGACATTCTCGGTCGGCGTCTGGAACTGACCCACGCGAAATCGGCGGCGGAGGCCCATGCCATCCTGCGGACGGACAGCGATTTCGCCGTCATCCTTCTCGATGTCGTGATGGAGACGCCGGATGCGGGATTGAAGCTGGTCCGCATCATCCGCGAGGAGCTGAAGCTCACCACCTTGCGGATCATGCTCCGCACCGGCCAGCCGGGTTACGCGCCCGAACTGGCGGTGATCCGCGACTACGACATCGACGATTACAGGACGAAGTCGGAGCTGACGCGCAACCGGTTGCTCACGTCGCTTTTCACGGCGTTGCGCGCATACAGCCACATCCAGGCGCTGGAGTTGAGCCGCAAGGGTTTGGAACGGATCATCGCCGCCTCGGCGGGGCTGTTCCGGCGCAGTTCCCTGCGCTCCTTCTGCGAGGGCATCCTGCTGCAACTCGGCGGCCTTCTCGATGTCGAGGCGAACGGTTTCGTTCTCGCCCGTGTGGCGCCGCCGACGGCGGCGAGGCTCGGCAATGGCGAGGAACCGCTCATCCTGGCGGCGGCCGGTCCGTTCTGCCACCTCTCGGGCACACCCCTCAGCCATGTGGAAGACGGGCCGCTGCGCACGCTGATCGCGTCGGCGCTGGAAGGAAAGCGGAGCGTCTATCTGGACGGCGTCACCGTGCTCTATATCCCCGGCCAGTCCGGGGACGATCTGGCCATCTACGTCGCGACCGGGCGGGAGATCGGGCCGGACGTTCGGCGCCTGCTGGAAGTCTTCTGCTCCAACGTGGCGCTCGGCTTCGACAACGTCTCGCTCCTCGACGACGTCCGGTCGCTCGCCTATTACGACACGCTGACGGGATTGGCCAACCGCACCCTGTTCCTGGAGGAGATCGGCAGCCGGATCGCGCGCCAGTCGCCGTCGGCCGGCGTGCTGACGGTCCTGCTTCTCGACCTCGACCATTTCCAATCGGTGAACGATGGACTGGGACACGAGACCGGCGACAGGCTGCTGCTGGCGGTGGCCAACCGGCTGGGCTCGGTGTTCAGCGACCGGCACGCGGTCAGCCGCATCGCCAGCGACATGTTCGGGGTGCTGGTCTGGCTGAAACAGCCGCTCGATGAACGGGATCTGGTGCGCGCTGTCGACCTGTGCTTCGCGGATCCCTTCACCATCAACGGACACCCCATCGATATCCGGATATCGGGCGGCTACGTGCTGGCCGACGATCGGGAGTCGGACGTCCATCGGCTGGTCCGCCGGGCGGGGATGGCCTTGAAGGGAGCCAAGCGCAGCGGGCGTGGCCGCATCCTGCGCTTCGACCCCGCGATGGAAGAGGAACTGCACGGGCGGCTCTCGCTGGTCAGCCGCCTTGCCGAAGCGCAAGCCAACGGTCAATTCTCTCTCGTCTACCAGCCGCAGATCGCCCTGTCGGACGGAACCCCCTTCGGGAGCGAGGCTCTGCTGCGCTGGCAGCTGCCGGAAGGGACCTGGGTCAGACCCGACCAGTTCATCCCGGTTGCCGAAGATGCCGGCCACATCCTCAGCCTGGGCGAATGGGTCCTGCGGCAGGCCTGCCTGCATCAGGTCCACTGGCGCGACAGTGCCGTCGGGCGCCTGCGCATGGCCGTCAACGTCTCGGTGCGGCAGCTGCGCGACGGCAGTTTCGTCCACAGCGCCGAGCGCATCCTTTCGTCCTGCAACGCCGACCCGCGCGACATCGAACTGGAGATCACCGAAAGCCACGCCATGGAGAACGATCAGGTCCTTGCGACGGTTCGGACGCTTCGCGGCATGGGTTTCAGCATCGCCATCGACGATTTCGGCACCGGCTACTCGTCGCTGTCGCGGCTGCAGCAACTCCCGGCCTCCGTTCTCAAGATCGACCGCTCCTTCGTAACCGATCTCGGCACTGTCCCGGAAAGCCGCAGCATCGCCGCAACCATCGTAAAGGTCGGTCATGAGCTGGGAATGACCGTCCTCGCCGAAGGGATCGAGACGGCCGAGCAGGAGGAAATCCTGCGGTCGCTCGGCTGCGACGCCGCGCAGGGCTACCTCTATGCCAAGCCGATGCCGGCGCCGCAATTCGAGCGCTGGATCCTGGACAACATGCCGGCCCGGCTCCCGGCAGCGGTTTCCTGA
- a CDS encoding BMP family ABC transporter substrate-binding protein, producing the protein MQFLLILLLVVAMATSGRAETLADRQFAIIFNNTKTDGGFNELALRGLQRFKTETGTDARENVIRTEEESIRSMRNFARFGIRNILLIGFVNEGAVSTVAQEFPDVHFTLIDGRVDLPNVRSVLFREDEAAYLAGMAAGLASGTGTVGFIGAMPIPPIKRFECGFIQGAMASRPSVRLLRRFLGNEANAFRDKDAAHRVAEQMIGEGADVVFAAAGYAGIGVLETMATAGRLGIGVDTNQNGLFPGHVLTSALKRVDVAAYLALKDAHEGKWTGGVQYLGLAEQGVDWARDEANAALVAGLAPRLGTAAAEIAAGSLAVRPAELVESCR; encoded by the coding sequence GTGCAGTTCCTCCTGATCCTGCTGCTCGTCGTGGCGATGGCCACATCCGGCCGGGCCGAAACTCTGGCGGACCGCCAGTTCGCCATCATCTTCAACAACACCAAGACGGATGGAGGATTCAACGAACTGGCGTTGCGCGGCCTGCAACGGTTCAAGACCGAAACCGGCACCGATGCGCGGGAGAACGTCATCCGCACCGAGGAGGAGAGCATCCGGTCGATGCGGAACTTCGCGCGGTTCGGCATCCGCAACATCCTGCTGATCGGTTTCGTCAACGAAGGCGCGGTTTCCACCGTGGCGCAGGAGTTTCCGGACGTCCATTTCACTCTGATCGACGGTCGGGTCGATCTTCCGAACGTGCGCTCCGTTCTCTTCCGCGAAGACGAGGCCGCGTATCTGGCGGGCATGGCGGCGGGATTGGCGAGCGGCACCGGCACGGTCGGCTTCATCGGCGCGATGCCCATTCCGCCGATCAAGCGCTTCGAATGCGGGTTCATCCAGGGCGCCATGGCAAGCCGTCCGTCGGTCAGGCTGCTGCGCCGCTTTCTCGGCAACGAGGCGAACGCGTTCCGGGACAAGGATGCCGCGCACCGCGTGGCGGAGCAGATGATCGGGGAAGGGGCCGACGTCGTTTTCGCCGCCGCCGGCTATGCCGGGATCGGCGTGCTGGAGACGATGGCGACAGCCGGGCGTCTGGGGATCGGCGTGGACACCAACCAGAACGGCCTGTTTCCCGGCCATGTCCTGACATCGGCGCTGAAGCGGGTCGATGTCGCCGCCTATCTTGCCCTGAAGGATGCGCATGAGGGGAAATGGACCGGCGGGGTGCAGTATCTGGGGCTGGCGGAGCAAGGCGTGGATTGGGCGAGGGACGAGGCCAACGCGGCCCTGGTCGCCGGCCTGGCGCCCCGGCTTGGAACGGCTGCGGCGGAGATCGCTGCCGGATCGCTGGCCGTGCGCCCGGCCGAACTGGTCGAGTCATGCCGCTGA
- the phnX gene encoding phosphonoacetaldehyde hydrolase, with protein MSFVYSRRYTGPLEAVILDWAGTTVDHGCLAPAGAFMEAFRRSGVTITLDQARAPMGMAKWHHIQAITRMAPVAEAWTAVHGAAPTDADVDRLYETFLPLQVDVVARHSDLIPGAAETVAAMRARGLKIGSTTGYPRPVMDVVQRVASAQGYTPDITVCAGETPAGRPGPAMALRCVVELSISPVEACVKIGDTVVDVEEGLNAGMWTIAVADTGNEVGLPLADWQALAPERRDALHVAASDRLARAGAHYVVRSLAEALPLLDAIEARLARGEKP; from the coding sequence ATGAGCTTCGTCTATTCGCGCCGCTATACCGGTCCGTTGGAGGCCGTCATCCTCGACTGGGCCGGGACCACGGTGGACCATGGCTGCCTCGCCCCGGCCGGCGCCTTCATGGAGGCCTTCCGCCGTTCCGGGGTCACCATCACGCTGGATCAGGCCCGCGCCCCCATGGGCATGGCCAAATGGCACCACATCCAGGCGATCACCCGCATGGCGCCGGTGGCCGAGGCCTGGACCGCCGTCCATGGCGCCGCCCCGACCGACGCCGATGTCGACCGGCTCTATGAGACCTTCCTGCCGCTGCAGGTGGATGTGGTGGCCCGGCATTCCGACCTGATCCCCGGTGCGGCGGAGACGGTCGCCGCGATGCGGGCGCGCGGGCTGAAGATCGGCTCGACCACCGGCTATCCCCGCCCGGTGATGGACGTGGTGCAGCGCGTGGCGTCGGCGCAGGGCTACACGCCCGACATCACCGTCTGCGCGGGCGAGACGCCGGCCGGTCGTCCCGGCCCGGCGATGGCCTTGCGCTGCGTCGTCGAGCTGTCCATCTCGCCGGTGGAAGCCTGCGTGAAGATCGGCGACACCGTGGTCGATGTCGAAGAGGGGCTGAACGCCGGCATGTGGACCATCGCGGTGGCCGACACCGGCAACGAGGTGGGCCTGCCGCTCGCCGACTGGCAGGCGCTGGCGCCCGAGCGGCGCGACGCGCTGCATGTCGCAGCATCCGACCGGCTGGCTCGGGCCGGCGCCCACTATGTCGTCCGGTCCCTGGCCGAGGCGCTGCCGCTGCTCGACGCCATCGAAGCGCGGCTGGCCCGCGGCGAGAAGCCGTGA
- a CDS encoding substrate-binding periplasmic protein, with the protein MIGRLMGFNLILAGTILASTAGASADMVRLTTLEWPPYSGSLPDNGFSSIVVREAFKAMGHTVSIEVLPWQRAVHSAKEEAGVVGYFPEYPSDLDGFALSGPIGDSPLGLIVPAGARIADTSPSALARLKLGVVNGYVNAKPVSDAIAANGLKPEAVVDDTTNIRKVAAGRIEAAEIDRYVFSYLMRNTAELKPLQGKVEFGPTLESKTLHVAFNTKPEGRKWAAVFAEGLTKIDIGTLQKQHLSALAK; encoded by the coding sequence ATGATTGGTAGACTGATGGGTTTCAACCTCATCCTGGCCGGCACCATCCTGGCGTCGACCGCCGGAGCGAGCGCGGACATGGTTCGCCTGACCACGCTGGAATGGCCCCCCTACTCCGGCTCGCTGCCGGACAACGGCTTCTCCAGCATCGTGGTCCGCGAAGCGTTCAAGGCGATGGGGCATACGGTGAGCATCGAGGTGCTGCCCTGGCAGCGCGCCGTCCACAGCGCCAAGGAAGAGGCCGGCGTCGTCGGGTATTTCCCGGAATATCCCTCGGATCTGGATGGCTTCGCCCTTTCCGGCCCGATCGGGGACAGCCCCCTCGGCCTGATCGTTCCCGCCGGCGCCAGGATCGCCGACACCAGCCCGTCCGCCCTGGCCCGCCTGAAGCTGGGCGTGGTCAACGGCTATGTGAACGCCAAGCCGGTGAGCGACGCCATCGCGGCGAACGGCCTGAAGCCGGAAGCGGTGGTGGACGATACCACCAACATCCGCAAGGTCGCCGCCGGCCGCATCGAGGCGGCGGAGATCGACCGCTATGTCTTCTCCTATCTGATGCGCAACACCGCCGAACTGAAGCCCCTGCAGGGCAAGGTCGAATTCGGCCCGACGCTCGAATCGAAGACGCTGCACGTCGCCTTCAACACCAAGCCGGAAGGGCGGAAGTGGGCGGCGGTCTTTGCCGAAGGGCTGACGAAGATCGACATCGGCACCCTCCAGAAACAGCACCTGTCGGCGCTCGCGAAGTAA
- a CDS encoding ATP-binding protein, with amino-acid sequence MPLNWMLRGCLTRFGAVFSESLMVRTVGLICLPLLLAVGLAVVVAISFSNRDARTALEARARQTVALLAGGVGDALWNVDRVAAQSILHPLSKDPDFVGAVVFERGGSVFLGLGEVDPPRSGLIVEQVSLIRLTAGGQAGEQGRGQHIGQLRLYLTTANAERTINSRAWAIALSGLGLLVAVCGLLAVIVRGVTAPVRQMTDGMAVLAAGRIDLEIPRVDRRDEIGRMAAALGTLKQHAAERLEFIERQARHMEVIEEIVAKRTGELTAALETLKLAQNELIRSEKLAALGGMVAAIAHEINTPIGSSLTVATTLSDKITEFQAILQGKELRRSVIRDYSDSFGTASQLLVGNLLRASELIGRFKRVAVDQTGELRRRFELDVVCGEVVAMLRPTYRHSPVSIDLRLPGGVVMDSFPGALGQVLTNLMTNAMLHAFADATAAGSITVGATLEEDGRHVTLTVADDGAGIPAAVLPRIFDPFFTTKLGSGGSGLGLHIVYAIVMRVLGGVVAVESQIGQGTRFSIVLPLVAPQQSGQDAVEEPVIMPS; translated from the coding sequence ATGCCGCTGAATTGGATGCTGCGCGGCTGCCTCACCCGGTTCGGCGCCGTGTTCTCGGAAAGCCTGATGGTGCGGACCGTCGGGTTGATCTGCCTCCCCCTGCTGCTTGCGGTCGGTCTGGCGGTGGTGGTGGCGATCAGTTTTTCCAATCGGGATGCCCGGACGGCGCTCGAGGCACGGGCCCGGCAGACGGTTGCGCTTCTCGCCGGCGGAGTCGGCGATGCGCTGTGGAACGTCGACCGGGTTGCGGCACAGTCGATCCTGCATCCTCTGTCGAAGGATCCCGACTTCGTCGGCGCGGTCGTCTTCGAGCGCGGCGGTTCGGTCTTCCTCGGACTGGGGGAGGTCGATCCGCCGCGCAGCGGACTGATCGTCGAACAGGTTTCCCTGATCCGGCTGACCGCAGGGGGACAGGCCGGGGAGCAGGGCAGGGGACAGCATATCGGTCAGCTGCGGCTTTACCTGACGACCGCGAATGCGGAACGGACCATCAACAGCCGGGCCTGGGCCATTGCGCTGAGCGGCTTGGGCCTGCTGGTCGCGGTGTGCGGGCTGCTGGCGGTCATCGTCCGTGGCGTCACCGCACCCGTGCGCCAGATGACCGACGGCATGGCCGTGCTGGCGGCCGGGAGGATCGATCTGGAGATCCCGCGGGTCGACCGCCGGGACGAGATCGGACGGATGGCGGCGGCGCTCGGCACCTTGAAGCAGCATGCGGCGGAGCGGCTGGAGTTCATCGAGCGTCAGGCCCGCCACATGGAGGTGATCGAAGAGATCGTCGCCAAACGCACCGGGGAGCTGACCGCGGCGCTGGAAACCTTGAAGCTGGCGCAGAACGAACTGATCCGTTCCGAGAAGCTGGCGGCGCTCGGCGGCATGGTCGCCGCCATCGCGCATGAGATCAACACGCCCATCGGCAGCAGCCTGACGGTCGCGACGACGCTGTCGGACAAGATCACGGAGTTCCAGGCCATTCTTCAGGGCAAGGAGCTGCGCCGGTCGGTCATCCGTGACTATTCCGACAGCTTCGGCACGGCGAGCCAGCTGTTGGTCGGCAATCTGCTGCGGGCCTCCGAACTGATCGGCCGTTTCAAGCGCGTGGCCGTCGACCAGACGGGCGAGCTGCGCCGCCGGTTCGAGCTCGATGTCGTCTGCGGCGAGGTCGTCGCCATGCTGCGGCCGACCTACAGGCATTCTCCGGTGTCCATCGATCTGAGGCTGCCCGGCGGCGTGGTGATGGACAGCTTTCCGGGTGCTCTCGGCCAAGTGCTGACCAATCTGATGACGAATGCCATGCTTCACGCCTTTGCCGACGCGACGGCGGCGGGGAGCATCACCGTCGGCGCGACGCTGGAGGAGGACGGCCGGCATGTGACCCTGACGGTGGCCGATGACGGGGCGGGCATCCCGGCGGCGGTTCTGCCGCGGATCTTCGATCCGTTCTTTACGACCAAGCTCGGTTCGGGCGGCAGCGGGCTTGGCCTGCACATCGTCTACGCCATCGTCATGCGGGTTCTGGGCGGGGTGGTGGCGGTGGAGAGCCAGATCGGCCAGGGAACCCGCTTTTCCATCGTCCTGCCGCTGGTGGCTCCGCAACAATCCGGGCAGGACGCCGTCGAGGAGCCGGTGATCATGCCCTCCTGA
- a CDS encoding methyl-accepting chemotaxis protein gives MFGIYRRSLTVRVLFPIAALFVVLALAAMTGIAYMNMTVARNGLTERAQMVATALAGGAGEALWNMDANAASALLAALSADPDYVGSSIRDKDGKVFAAHGATATRPDDGIVSSAPVTRNEGAKATQIGTLQVTLSTRRIQADIRSTTMVIALAALLSVLVICGVLGAIVRTVTRPIAQMTRVMSTLAAGETEVEVPATGREDEVGKMALAVQTFRENAVERRRLEAEQLRLREEAEQQRQRALASVAETFDRDVGRLLADVNGTATSMGLAVGEVAASAGENATVSHSVADTSEEVSSNVQTVAAAVEELAASIREISVQAQSSQSESQGASRQVATTVDLMNRLVGDAGRIGDVLTLITSIAGQTNLLALNATIEAARAGEAGKGFAVVATEVKNLAGQTAKATEEISALIGAIQASTGDAAGKIGDISRVMEQLNSISASIAAAVEQQNSATTEISRAVQQAAQGTERLRLNVRTVADSAQRNGTAAASLHGGIQELERSVHELQSQVDRFVGTLQNG, from the coding sequence ATGTTCGGAATTTACCGCCGCAGCCTTACGGTCCGCGTCCTGTTCCCGATCGCCGCCCTGTTCGTCGTCCTGGCCCTGGCCGCGATGACGGGGATCGCCTACATGAACATGACCGTTGCCCGCAACGGCCTTACGGAACGCGCGCAGATGGTCGCGACGGCCCTTGCCGGCGGTGCCGGCGAGGCCCTGTGGAACATGGATGCGAACGCGGCCTCGGCCCTGCTCGCCGCCCTTTCGGCCGATCCCGACTATGTCGGCAGCTCGATCAGGGACAAGGACGGCAAGGTCTTTGCCGCCCATGGCGCCACGGCGACCCGGCCGGATGACGGGATCGTCAGCAGCGCTCCCGTCACGCGGAACGAGGGCGCGAAGGCGACGCAGATCGGAACGCTCCAGGTCACGCTGTCGACCCGGCGCATCCAGGCCGACATCCGCTCGACCACCATGGTCATCGCGCTGGCCGCGCTGCTGTCGGTGCTGGTGATCTGCGGCGTCCTCGGTGCCATCGTCCGGACCGTCACCCGCCCCATCGCGCAGATGACCCGGGTGATGAGCACGCTCGCCGCCGGGGAAACCGAAGTCGAGGTTCCGGCCACCGGCCGGGAGGACGAAGTCGGCAAGATGGCTCTCGCCGTCCAGACCTTCCGGGAAAATGCCGTCGAACGGCGCCGTCTGGAAGCGGAGCAGCTGCGCCTGCGCGAGGAGGCCGAGCAGCAGCGGCAACGCGCGCTGGCCTCGGTCGCCGAGACCTTCGACCGCGATGTCGGGCGCCTTCTGGCCGATGTCAACGGAACCGCCACGTCCATGGGTCTGGCGGTCGGCGAGGTGGCCGCCAGCGCCGGCGAGAACGCCACGGTCAGCCATAGCGTGGCCGATACCTCGGAGGAGGTCAGCAGCAACGTGCAGACGGTTGCGGCGGCTGTGGAGGAACTGGCGGCGTCGATCCGCGAGATCTCCGTCCAGGCACAGAGCTCTCAGTCCGAATCGCAGGGTGCCAGCCGGCAGGTCGCCACCACCGTGGACCTCATGAACCGGCTCGTCGGCGATGCCGGGCGGATCGGCGACGTCCTGACCCTCATCACATCCATCGCCGGGCAAACCAACCTGCTGGCGCTGAATGCCACCATCGAAGCGGCCCGGGCGGGAGAGGCCGGCAAGGGCTTCGCGGTGGTGGCGACCGAGGTGAAGAACCTCGCGGGCCAGACCGCCAAGGCCACGGAGGAGATCTCGGCCCTGATCGGCGCGATCCAGGCTTCGACCGGCGACGCCGCCGGCAAGATCGGCGACATCTCGCGGGTGATGGAACAGCTCAACAGCATCAGCGCGTCGATTGCCGCCGCCGTCGAACAGCAGAATTCGGCGACCACGGAAATCAGCCGCGCCGTCCAGCAGGCGGCCCAGGGTACCGAGCGCCTCCGCCTGAATGTCCGCACCGTTGCCGATTCGGCGCAACGCAACGGCACCGCGGCCGCCAGCCTGCATGGCGGCATCCAGGAACTGGAGCGCAGCGTCCACGAACTCCAATCCCAGGTGGACCGCTTCGTCGGCACATTGCAGAACGGCTGA
- a CDS encoding aspartate aminotransferase family protein produces the protein MSANPQPDRSEGDINLGPRRAGWMAGALGPRSRALVERDAAAFLRQSLSTPCLSAIRKAEGIWIEDMDGRRFMDFHGNSVHHIGYAHPRLVAALKAQMDELSFAPRRFACEPAAELAERLTAIAPTGPGSRVLFAPGGSEGIEIALKLARVATGRFKTVSFWDAFHGAGFGSSSVGGEALFRSNGIGPLLAGTEHVAPFACARCPYGFDPAPGGGPDLDTCRMTCARMLRYVLEKEGDVAAVVAEPVRAVPYVPPPGFWAEVRRACDDAGALLIFDEIPTGLGKTGSLFSHEPFGARPDILVLGKALGGAMLPLAAVIARAGLDVAADRALGHYTHEKNPLLARAGLTTLDIVRDEGLAERAATLGTLALERLRELTGPLPGIADIRGAGLLIGIELADHLGRSAADRAEAAFYAALAAGVSLKISQGTVLTLSPPLTIAEAELERALAIVAAAIGSA, from the coding sequence GTGAGCGCGAATCCGCAACCCGACCGGTCCGAAGGCGACATCAATCTCGGGCCGCGGCGCGCAGGCTGGATGGCCGGCGCGCTCGGCCCCCGTTCCCGCGCGCTGGTGGAGCGCGACGCCGCCGCCTTCCTGAGGCAGTCCCTGTCCACCCCCTGCCTGTCGGCGATCCGCAAGGCCGAGGGCATCTGGATCGAGGACATGGACGGCCGCCGCTTCATGGATTTCCATGGCAACAGCGTCCATCACATCGGCTATGCCCACCCCCGGCTGGTGGCGGCGCTCAAGGCGCAGATGGACGAGCTGTCCTTCGCCCCGCGCCGCTTTGCTTGCGAGCCGGCGGCCGAACTGGCGGAGCGCCTCACCGCAATCGCTCCGACCGGCCCCGGCAGTCGCGTGTTGTTCGCGCCCGGCGGGTCGGAGGGGATCGAGATCGCGCTGAAGCTGGCCCGCGTTGCCACCGGCCGCTTCAAGACGGTCTCATTCTGGGACGCCTTCCACGGTGCCGGCTTCGGTTCGTCCAGTGTCGGTGGGGAGGCGCTGTTCCGCTCCAACGGGATCGGGCCGCTGCTGGCGGGAACCGAACATGTGGCGCCCTTCGCCTGCGCCCGCTGTCCCTACGGCTTCGACCCGGCCCCCGGCGGCGGTCCCGACCTCGACACCTGCCGGATGACCTGCGCGCGGATGCTGCGCTATGTGCTGGAGAAGGAGGGCGACGTCGCCGCCGTGGTGGCGGAGCCGGTGCGCGCCGTGCCCTATGTGCCGCCGCCGGGCTTCTGGGCGGAGGTGCGGCGGGCCTGCGACGACGCCGGCGCCCTGCTGATCTTCGACGAAATCCCGACCGGCCTCGGCAAGACCGGCAGCCTGTTCAGCCATGAGCCCTTCGGCGCGCGGCCGGACATCCTGGTGCTGGGAAAGGCGCTTGGCGGCGCCATGCTGCCGCTGGCGGCGGTGATCGCCCGCGCCGGGCTGGACGTGGCAGCCGACCGCGCGCTCGGCCACTACACCCACGAGAAGAACCCGCTGCTCGCCCGCGCCGGCCTGACGACCCTGGACATCGTCCGGGACGAAGGGCTTGCGGAGCGCGCCGCGACTCTCGGCACCCTGGCGCTGGAGCGCCTGCGCGAGCTGACTGGGCCCCTGCCGGGCATCGCCGACATCCGGGGCGCCGGGCTGCTGATCGGGATCGAACTGGCCGACCATCTCGGCCGCAGCGCCGCCGACCGGGCGGAGGCGGCCTTCTACGCGGCACTCGCCGCCGGTGTCAGCCTGAAGATATCGCAGGGAACGGTTCTGACCCTGTCGCCACCCCTGACCATCGCCGAGGCCGAGCTGGAGCGGGCTCTGGCAATCGTCGCCGCGGCAATCGGGTCTGCCTGA
- a CDS encoding 2-aminoethylphosphonate--pyruvate transaminase, with the protein MSDSVPYLLTPGPLTTSATVKQAMLRDWGSRDGRFIDLNAGIRARLVRLAGGSADSHAAVPVQGSGTFAVEAMIGTLVPRAGRLLVLVNGAYGTRMVRIAEVAGRSVAALETAEDQPVSPASLAEALDADPAITHVAVVHCETTSGILNPIEAVAEVVRSRGRALLIDAMSAFGALPLDMAALGAVAVAASSNKCLEGVPGMGFVIARRDALEAAKGNAHSLSLDLHDQWRGFEANAQWRFTPPTHVVAAFAQALDEHEAEGGVEGRGARYRANAAILIDGMRALGFETLLPGHLQAPIIVTFRMPADPAFVFAEFYDRLRERGFVIYPGKLTVADSFRIGCIGRLGAEEMTAAIAAIRATLSEMGVASGAP; encoded by the coding sequence ATGTCTGACTCCGTGCCCTATCTGCTGACCCCGGGTCCGCTGACCACCTCTGCCACCGTCAAGCAGGCGATGTTGCGCGACTGGGGCTCGCGCGACGGACGCTTCATCGATCTCAACGCCGGCATCCGCGCCCGGCTGGTGCGTCTGGCCGGCGGCAGCGCCGACAGCCATGCCGCGGTGCCCGTCCAGGGCTCCGGCACCTTTGCGGTGGAGGCGATGATCGGCACGCTGGTGCCGCGCGCCGGCCGGCTGCTGGTGCTGGTCAACGGCGCCTACGGCACCCGCATGGTCCGCATCGCCGAGGTCGCCGGCCGGTCCGTCGCCGCGCTGGAAACGGCGGAGGACCAACCGGTGTCGCCCGCTTCGCTCGCCGAGGCGCTCGACGCCGATCCGGCGATCACCCATGTCGCCGTCGTCCACTGCGAAACCACCTCCGGCATCCTCAATCCCATCGAAGCGGTGGCGGAGGTGGTCCGCTCGCGTGGCCGCGCCCTGCTGATCGACGCCATGAGCGCCTTCGGCGCGCTGCCGCTGGACATGGCGGCGCTGGGCGCCGTGGCGGTGGCCGCATCCTCCAACAAATGCCTGGAGGGGGTGCCGGGCATGGGCTTCGTCATCGCCCGCCGCGACGCGCTGGAGGCCGCAAAGGGCAACGCCCATTCCCTGTCGCTCGACCTGCACGACCAATGGCGCGGCTTCGAGGCGAACGCGCAGTGGCGCTTCACCCCGCCCACCCATGTGGTGGCCGCCTTCGCCCAGGCGCTGGACGAGCATGAGGCGGAAGGCGGCGTCGAGGGACGCGGCGCCCGCTATCGCGCCAACGCCGCCATTCTGATCGACGGCATGCGGGCGCTGGGGTTCGAGACGCTGCTGCCCGGCCATCTGCAGGCCCCGATCATCGTCACCTTCCGCATGCCGGCCGATCCGGCCTTCGTCTTCGCCGAGTTCTACGACCGGCTGCGCGAGCGCGGCTTCGTCATCTATCCCGGCAAGCTGACGGTGGCCGACAGCTTCCGCATCGGCTGCATCGGCCGGCTGGGCGCGGAGGAGATGACCGCCGCCATCGCCGCCATCCGCGCCACCCTGTCCGAGATGGGCGTCGCGTCCGGCGCTCCCTGA